In Lineus longissimus chromosome 5, tnLinLong1.2, whole genome shotgun sequence, the genomic stretch gaaaacgcattataaaaagcGTTACGAGTTTTGCCATAACAACCATATTCATATTTCCCCATCACCAAATCCACGCTAAATCAAAGTGAATCAAAACTAATAATCTGTTGTGTGTTGGCGCCCACCTCCGAAGTGGTATGTTGTCTCGCACCCTTTAGGAAGAGCTGCGAACGATGAACTTCATGAGCGTAAATGTGTGTCATCGACGTGTTCTTTGATTCCCCCTGCATCGTACAAACGGCAATTGGCGAGTATGATGCTTAAATGAATTCGCTCAAggccagtcagacaaggatctcCGATCGGCGTGTTGTCGCCTTAACGAGCTAGCTATCTTTGGGATCCTTGCTCGACTGCTGATGTCCGTATTCCTTAAGGCACCATTCCTGCTTACATGGTAATGTTAACTGGCACTTTGCCTGGGATCAAGCAGCTATACGAGTTTCTATTCTCGTTCTGTTTATCGAGGAAGTCCTCGAGGTCTAACATACGGCGCTGGAAGTTTTCGATCGCGTCCTTGTTGCTTTTTCCAGTGAAGAATGGGTTCTCATAATCCTTCATTCTGGGCTGCAAATGAGAGAAGCATTACCGTATATTGTACACATAACACTTGTGGGCCAGGGATCTAAGCCATCTAAGGAACCTATGGAGAAGTAACTGCTGTGGTTGGGGTTAATGTTTCATGCCACCGTGTTCATGCAAGACCCAATACTGAGAACGCCAATTGTGTAGCCAATGTCAGGCCTTATTGTGTAAGAAATCATCTATTCCGTTTTTAGCTTTCAGGAACCTGGAATAGCAACCAATTAGTGTTACTTGCCTGTTTGATGTTCTTCTGCGTGTGGGACAACACATATGACACCCTATCAACTGCCACACTGTTTTTCGGAAGAGCCTTGATGATAGTCTCCATCGTCACTCTCCCCTTGGCGATGGGTGGATGAACCATCATCGCGGAAGGACTGTTCGGAATGAACACGTCAAATTCGGCTCTCGGGTAGTTCAAGGCAGCATAGCCAAAAGAACAGTTGTAGATGACCATTGTTGCAAACTGTGCAAGTTGTCCAAATACGTTGAACGTGGCAGGGACCCCATGCCCTTCACCCCTGTTCCACACTGGCAGCCCATTCACATGCAAGTCTTTCACCATGTTCTGGAGCTCTACGTCAGCTCGGACTGCTCCGTCCGTCGCATAGAACCGCCCCAAGAACGAGGTTACCCATTTGTGGATGAGCCCGAAGGTCGCCAATGAGTCATGACGCCAGTGGTAGTTCGGGAATTTCTCCAACATCTTTCTTTCCCTGAGGTCGAAACCTGGAACCAGGCTCCACATATTGAAGGTCTTGAAGCACTTCTTCATGTACGCTGCGGCACCTGCTGATCCAAGAGACATCGTACGATCTGCCAAACCGTCTTCACCAAACAGGTTGTCACGTTCAGTAACGCTGATCGAGACGGCATCTTTCAGACTTGGCTTGAGTAATTTGTACAGCGGGTGAAGGGCGTACAAGTTGCGTTCCACGGCAACAGCGATTGCCTCTAGCGTAAAGACCGTCTTGGTGAGCATGGTGTAGATCTGCTGGTGCTGTGTTGCAGCATTCTTCACCCACATCTTCGCGAATAGCCAGTCCTCTGTGCTGTCCTGTGGTGTGAATATCGGTATGCTGTCGCATTTTTCTTGGCTGAGTTTGATTGCGATGGGCACTAAGTCATCTTCTTCATTAAGATAGAGGAGTGCCATGGGCGAGGCCAGGTAGCGCTTGGTACCTTTCTTGCAGTATCGAGGAATGCCAGTGAAGTTAGGGTAGTTCACAAGGTATAGGTTTCCTCTCTGGAAAGAATGATAATGCCATAGATAATCAAAATGTGTAGAATAACAGCTAATTGGCAAACCTAGGTAAAAGGCGAAAACATAAAGACACAGACAAAACTCCTGTCTACGTGGTGTTCGAAATAAATTCTTAGTATTTAAGGGGAATATCAATTCGACGATTTAGATTCAGAGAGATGCCTAATGCTCAATTCGTACCAGTATTTCTTCCTCTATGGACAATCCCCTTAGAAGTGACTTGGCCACCAACTCATCAGTGACAGGGAAGTTGTCCGGGAGACATTCGGTGATCCTCTCAATGATCGTTGGGTCAGCTCCCACCAAGAGCTGGCGACCAAAGTCTGCATCCATGAAAAATTTATCAAACTGGTTCTTGTATGCATCAGCCATCGCAGGGTTGCAATCCTGGGCAAAGGTCAGATAGTCCCCCAGGGACTCGAAGCTTCGGAAGCGACTGAAAGGTTTACTGGCCAGCAGCTTGGCAGTGCGTGAGCTCAGCCCTTCAAGGAGTGTCGCTTCATCCTGCTTCAATATCTCTGGCACGTCAGAAGGCCCTTTGCAGACTACTCCTCCGTGGACCATTGAATGCAATAGCCAACCCATATCCTCGCGCCGTTCACTTATTTCGTATTTGCGTAGCTGGCTAAGGAATGGGGTCTGCTTGGCTTGGCTGATTGCAACTGAAAGTAAAATGGAGAGGTGAGGTCAGCGAAAACGATGATACTGGAGGAATCCGTACCTCGTGAGACTACTCTGAAATTCACTATGGAGTCTTTCACTCAACCCCCACCGCTTGATTTTTTAACCGATATTTGAGGAAAGTTTCCGAACTTCACTTACCTGAGCAATCAGGAATAATAGCCTCCTCAGTGATCCAGTTGAAGTACGGGAAATACGACGAAGACTGCTGAGCAGTGTTGAGCACCTGAACAAAGTCCAACTTCATGTTGGCCAGCGATGCCGTGACATTGTACCACTTCCTTTTTAGGTTGATTTGGATTGCCAGTGGAGCTCCGACGTTCTCTGCTGAAAAGTGGTAGGTGTCGAGAGTCCCTCTCTCAAACTCGTTGGTGAAGGTTCGTCCGAGTTTCTTCGGCGTCGTTTTGCCAGATTGCCCTGAATTGAAACACATATACTTAAGACATAACTATAGTACTGAATTCGCTTGTGCTCGGTCATTCTACATCCCGGGCCTGTGGTctcttaaacacttttaaaaagttgaaaaaggcCTTTCGATAATTAAATGTGACATCTGACAGGACCGTTTACCTAAGAGAACGGATGTGGACTTTAAAATGGCGCACTTGGCAACGTCTACAGAAAGTTGTGCTTTTTAAGCAGACCTCGCTTACCGTAGAGAGTGATGAAAACATCGGCATCGCTTCCAGCACCGTCAACATCGGCCATCTTGACCACAATCACATAAACAACAGGTTCGTCAGCCTTTGGTGGATGTTTAGCATTGTATTTATTAGAAGCTTCGCAGAATTGGCTCAGAGCAGATGGATAGGACTTGAAGTCAACAATGGAAATCGGGCTAGGAAGCCAAACACTCTCCGGCAGGTTTTTGACGTCGTAGTCTACCTGGGATGCGGCCAGGTGAGTGAGGGGTGTAGTGATGACTACATATCCGATGTTCAGCCAGGGAAGGTCCCATTCGATCGCAGTGTTGTAGAGATCCTCCATTTCTGTGTCTAGGGAAGTACTGACTTGGACCTGGAGGTTGTACCTTACTTCATCCCTCATGACGTcatacttgaattttttccggAGATAGTTAACATTCTTGACGTTTCCTGGTGCTCGCCAGGTTTTCCTGTAAGGTGGAAATGAAAAGGATGTACAGTCAGAAACATAACTTAGGTGAAGGATCTACACATGTATTTCagtattatgataatgaaatagaTCAGACGTACCACAACTGAAGAAAACGCTAGTGTGTCATGAGGACATGTTAATTTACCTCTTGGTGTCGCACATGAAAAATGGCTATCGATATAGTCTGAAACCACCAAGTACATTTCACCAGGTTGCATTTCATCACAAAGCAGATTGCAGTAATTGAGACATCGATATAACATGAtacttagttttattttttgcgTTTATCATTCGGTTCAGtctgccaaatttcatgaacATACCATGGTTCACTTTGGTCCTTTTTCGTCAGCCTTGATGTTTCTCCATCCTCTTTCTCTGGAACGTATCTAAATCTGATCAAGCTGACCTCATTTTCCTCTGACATCATCTTATACGTAGCGTGACAGTAGTAGGTCAACTTGCCGTAACTTTCTGGGCAGCGCCTCAAAGCCGAAACCAAACTGGAGAAACTGTTACAAGAAAGGAAATTTGAGAAGTTGTAATATCCACGAAACAGTCAAGTCCAGATGCTTTCTTTGGACTTCTTGCTCGTTCTCGTTCCCGGCCGTCAGTTATAGCCATACAATACAGGGTCACTATAGGGATACCCTAAATTACCATCAGTGCCTACATGTAACTAGAACCCCGGATAGACCCTGGCCATTCTAAGATTGATTTAACTACTCGCCCCGTCTGCAGAATATCAGTAATTAAAGTTACTCACTTGGCTGGTGAACTCATGGCCCATGCTTTCAGTCGACCTTCACCAACGGCCTCAACAAACTGTCCATACGTCTCCAAGTTGTAAAACATGTTCTGATTTCCCGTCTGCATCACCAAATCAAGCGTTTCATTATCATCGGGGTCTTGAAGTTTAAGAAAAGCCATCCTGATGTCAGCGGAAGCATCATCAGTCTCCAGAAGATTCCCGTGGCAAACGTTGACCCTGAACATCCGACCTTTGCGGAAGAAGTTGTTTTTGGGAAGGTCAGGGCAGTCAAGGATCTCAGCGAAACCAAAACCTCCAGTGCGGTGCATGTCACCATCTTCTGGCGCCTTTGCAGCTGCTTGGGCCCGCAGCACAAAGAGGGATTCGGTCTTGTTCAGGGCTTGGTTCAGTCTGTTGAAGAAGCCAGCTGCCACCGATGGTGCTGATGTATCTGGTTGCTAAAAATGAAAGGAATATGCCAGATAAGACAAGGCCGAAAAAGATTACGCACGGCCCTACCGGTATTACCTATGCATCCTGACCGAACCTCGTTGCGTTGACATGTTTGGACAATTGGGAAGCGCCACGCCCTTAATTTTTTCGGGTTTGGCAGTTCGTGTACATGCTACTGCCGATCCTCCCCCCAAAAATTtggccttacgaagagctagcAACGACAAAGTAagaagtatgtacatgtaaattgatTTCATTGAAGATAATTACAAAGTAATGCATGTAGTTGATTTTGGGACAGTTACGATTATGACACGCCTACCTCAAATTGAGTCTCCTTTTTCTCCTCCAATTCGTCACTGCCAAAGAGGTCAGCGAAGAATTCTTCAGCATGATTCTTCCAGTCCGACAACGTCCCAGTAACATTGTCACCGCCTTCAGACGCGGTTTCATCCGCGTCTCCTGCTGCTTtcttgtcatcgtcatcatctttcTCAACAGATTCGGAAAACTTTTCTTTGACATTGTCAAAACCCTCCTTCAAATTATCAGCAGCGTCCGATAATGCTTCCTTGGCGTCATCAACTTTGTCAGATATTGCCTCCTTGGCATCACCAGCGGCATCCGACACCTTTTCTTTGACATCATCAAATCCGTCCCTAACACTTTCTGCTGCGTCTGATAATGCTTCCTTTGCGTCATCAACTTTGTCAGATATTGCCTCCTTGGCATCACCAGCGGCATCTGAAACATTCTCTTTGGCGCTTTCATAGCTCTCCTTGATATTCTCGGCAGCGTCTGATACGGCTTCTTTCATGTCATCGACGCGGTCACCAATCCAATCAGTGAAGTTATCGAAGGTGGATTCTGCTTCGGCCTCTTTTGGGGTTTCCTGTACAGTTGAGGCCATCTCTTCAATAGGTTTTTCAGGGCTTTCAGTCCTCAAACTTAAAcataagatgaaaaaattttttaatttccgtCCATACAAAGAGACATGCGAGCGCTAATGTTGCAAATGGACCTTCATAGTTGGGGATACAGCATTTCTGGAGATACATGTCAGCAATAGGTTTGAGGTTCATCTCGAAAATAAACTGAGGTGTCATAGCTAGATCTACCAGAGGCCTTCTAAGGGTTAATACCATGCCTTGATAGGATATTAAATAGAAAATGTTGTTGTTCTTACTCAATGATGGGGTCAGTACCCAGTCCTAAGTAGTCAATGTTATCATCACTTTGCAAAACTGTTTGGTCATTCTCAGTGGCCATCTTATCCTGAATTGTGAATCTCCCAAACTCAGGGTTCACTTCAAAATGACCAGGTTTACTCCCATGGGGTTGCAGATCAGCAACTGGGCTGGGTTTGTTATCAGACATAAGATCAAAGTAACAAGCCTCTGGTTGATGGAGACTCAAAGTCAAGCTGAACACTAATAGTGTCCGAGAAAACTTTGGGCCAAGAGAAACAAGGACAAAGATGATGGGAAATCACTTACATTTAGCCCCAGCTGCAGAAGGACGCTCTTCCTCTGTTCTTGGTTAGACTACTAGCTTCAACTAGGTGAAGCTCTGTGGTCAAGTAGATGCAGATTGCATAACATACAATGCCAACCGAACACATCTCCATAATGCTGGTCAGCCAGCCTAGGGGCCTGTAGGCTTGCACAAACTGGACAGAGAATATTCCATATGATAATGATTGAATTATGCACCAGGTGATTTGACAGAATCAGTCATTTTTTATCCACTGGTCTGGTATATACAAGATAATTAAACAATCAAGCTGTTTCAACGTGGTCATTTAAAAGACCTGTGGGTCAAAACGTCCATGAGGTATGCATAGACACAAAAGTGTTCACTTTTAAGATTGTATGTGGTCAGCTACAGGCTGGACAGAGCCAATTTCGGCTTCATacattgcatttctttttgcCCAGCAAAAAGGGATATGAATAGGATATTTCTGTCCCAAGGGAAATGAACACAGCGAAATGAAACAAGAAAGAAATAACAACAACGTATCTTGGCAATATCATTTAGTTTAATTGTAAATTGAAACTAATTGAGCTTTTTCATTCTCAATTcattcatcagattcagattcagattcaaaCAAAAACACGACCATCATTGGCTGTTGGACCAAGTAATTATTTAAGAGTGAACTTGTAAGTAAGAATCCCATCGCAAGAACGAAGGAAATGTAACATCAGCTGCTGCCAGCATTACTGAGATCTTGATAGCGAAGCTTTTTATTAAAGACTATAAACTTCGTCAATTGAATGGTCATTTCCTACCTTTCACAAAAATTGAAAGAGGTTGGTGAGTTTAAAACTGGTCAGCAGATAAACCAAGAAAATCTAAATCTATTAACCCTTTTATAAATACAAACTATGGTAAAATTATAGATTCACTAAATCTAAATAAGATATTAAAGAAGGACTGTACATAGAGGTAGGGTGAATGGCATGGGAATGTGAAGAGAATAGTAACAATCCTATATATAGATGGCACTCTGAGCAGTTTAAGTGATATTCACACCCATTAAGATACTGATACTATCGCTTTGAGTTGAGATTGTTaatgaaaagatgaaatgaCCTCGCTCTGAAATCTTGAGCTTTAGAAATGGTATGACCAATTAGTTAACAAAATGATTCTGACatggtaaaaaagaaaaagaaactttAAGCCAATACTAGTATCAAGTGTTATCGGTTCAGTAACAGAAAATGAAGTAAGCCATTCTGAAATGAAGACACTGCCTGACAGCATCAATTCACATTTCAAGCATTGCTAGAAATTACCACACAGATTAAAACCACAGGTTATTGTACAATAATTATCACAGTTacagtacaagtacatgtacatgtacatataaattcACTCTCGAAAACTTGTAATTGAAAATCAAGGAGAAACTACTTGAGAATGTCACACTGCATTACTTGATTATTAAAGGGGGAGTATTGGCAGGAGCTAAGGGGCTCCCTACGACTATCATGCACTGTAAGTGAACTTGGTCTGACTTAGCCATCAGAATATTCCCGATACGAGTGTGACTAATGCCAATATATTGAGGAAAAGTAAGAAGTCC encodes the following:
- the LOC135488426 gene encoding allene oxide synthase-lipoxygenase protein-like, which translates into the protein MVHGGVVCKGPSDVPEILKQDEATLLEGLSSRTAKLLASKPFSRFRSFESLGDYLTFAQDCNPAMADAYKNQFDKFFMDADFGRQLLVGADPTIIERITECLPDNFPVTDELVAKSLLRGLSIEEEILRGNLYLVNYPNFTGIPRYCKKGTKRYLASPMALLYLNEEDDLVPIAIKLSQEKCDSIPIFTPQDSTEDWLFAKMWVKNAATQHQQIYTMLTKTVFTLEAIAVAVERNLYALHPLYKLLKPSLKDAVSISVTERDNLFGEDGLADRTMSLGSAGAAAYMKKCFKTFNMWSLVPGFDLRERKMLEKFPNYHWRHDSLATFGLIHKWVTSFLGRFYATDGAVRADVELQNMVKDLHVNGLPVWNRGEGHGVPATFNVFGQLAQFATMVIYNCSFGYAALNYPRAEFDVFIPNSPSAMMVHPPIAKGRVTMETIIKALPKNSVAVDRVSYVLSHTQKNIKQPRMKDYENPFFTGKSNKDAIENFQRRMLDLEDFLDKQNENRNSYSCLIPGKVPVNITM
- the LOC135487732 gene encoding allene oxide synthase-lipoxygenase protein-like; the protein is MASTVQETPKEAEAESTFDNFTDWIGDRVDDMKEAVSDAAENIKESYESAKENVSDAAGDAKEAISDKVDDAKEALSDAAESVRDGFDDVKEKVSDAAGDAKEAISDKVDDAKEALSDAADNLKEGFDNVKEKFSESVEKDDDDDKKAAGDADETASEGGDNVTGTLSDWKNHAEEFFADLFGSDELEEKKETQFEQPDTSAPSVAAGFFNRLNQALNKTESLFVLRAQAAAKAPEDGDMHRTGGFGFAEILDCPDLPKNNFFRKGRMFRVNVCHGNLLETDDASADIRMAFLKLQDPDDNETLDLVMQTGNQNMFYNLETYGQFVEAVGEGRLKAWAMSSPANFSSLVSALRRCPESYGKLTYYCHATYKMMSEENEVSLIRFRYVPEKEDGETSRLTKKDQSEPWKTWRAPGNVKNVNYLRKKFKYDVMRDEVRYNLQVQVSTSLDTEMEDLYNTAIEWDLPWLNIGYVVITTPLTHLAASQVDYDVKNLPESVWLPSPISIVDFKSYPSALSQFCEASNKYNAKHPPKADEPVVYVIVVKMADVDGAGSDADVFITLYGQSGKTTPKKLGRTFTNEFERGTLDTYHFSAENVGAPLAIQINLKRKWYNVTASLANMKLDFVQVLNTAQQSSSYFPYFNWITEEAIIPDCSGK